From Segatella copri, the proteins below share one genomic window:
- a CDS encoding ATP-binding protein: MRKRTFKRKVYDKMLEWKRERNGSTALLLKGARRVGKSTVAKAFAENEYKSYILIDFAQASKEVKQLFDNLMDLNYIFLRLQSIYQVILEPRKSAIIFDEVQMCPQARQAIKYLVADGRYDYIETGSLISIKKNVENILIPSEETRLDLYPMDYEEFRWAMGDTATFPLLKQFFDAKVPLGAAHREAMRNLRLYMLVGGMPQAVNEYLDTNNLSKTDAVKREIIELYLDDFRKIDKTGRAAKLFESIPSELNKNSARYQVASVLDDAGRKNLMGVLADMKDSMVVNFAYHANDPNVGFSLHSDEDYYKMFVGDTGLFVTLAFWDKDYTENTIYEKLLSDKLSGDMGYAYENLVAQMLTASGNKLFYYTFPHATSHKNYEIDFLLSRGKKIYPIEVKSSGYNSHKSLDEFCQKFSDRIEKRYLLYTKDFKKDGQTLLVPIYMTPLL, translated from the coding sequence ATGAGAAAAAGAACATTTAAAAGAAAAGTGTACGACAAAATGCTCGAATGGAAGCGAGAGAGAAATGGTAGCACAGCCCTCTTGCTCAAAGGAGCACGCCGTGTAGGAAAGTCAACAGTAGCCAAAGCTTTCGCAGAAAATGAATACAAAAGCTATATCCTTATAGATTTCGCACAAGCATCTAAGGAAGTGAAACAGCTGTTTGACAACCTCATGGACTTGAACTACATATTTTTACGCCTCCAATCAATCTACCAAGTAATCTTGGAGCCACGCAAATCAGCCATCATTTTCGATGAAGTACAAATGTGCCCACAAGCCCGGCAAGCCATCAAATACCTAGTAGCAGACGGAAGATACGACTACATAGAGACAGGCTCTCTTATCAGTATCAAAAAGAATGTAGAAAACATTTTGATTCCAAGCGAAGAAACACGTTTGGATCTCTATCCGATGGATTACGAGGAATTTCGATGGGCAATGGGCGATACTGCTACATTCCCCCTTCTCAAGCAGTTTTTCGATGCAAAAGTTCCATTGGGAGCAGCGCATCGAGAAGCCATGCGCAACCTTCGTCTATATATGCTCGTAGGCGGAATGCCACAAGCCGTAAACGAGTACTTAGATACCAACAATCTGAGCAAAACAGATGCCGTAAAGCGAGAAATCATAGAACTTTATCTTGACGACTTCAGAAAGATTGACAAAACAGGAAGAGCTGCCAAGTTATTCGAGAGTATTCCTTCCGAATTAAACAAAAATTCAGCCAGATACCAGGTAGCAAGCGTATTGGATGATGCAGGCAGAAAGAATCTCATGGGAGTCTTGGCAGACATGAAAGACAGCATGGTGGTCAATTTCGCCTATCACGCAAATGATCCCAATGTTGGTTTTTCATTACATAGTGACGAAGACTACTATAAAATGTTTGTTGGAGACACAGGGCTATTCGTCACACTTGCTTTTTGGGATAAAGACTACACAGAGAACACCATTTACGAAAAGTTGTTGAGCGACAAACTGAGTGGCGATATGGGGTATGCCTATGAGAATCTCGTTGCCCAAATGCTTACCGCATCAGGAAACAAACTGTTCTATTACACATTTCCCCATGCAACAAGTCACAAGAACTATGAGATAGATTTCTTGCTATCTCGTGGCAAGAAGATTTATCCGATAGAAGTGAAATCATCAGGATATAACAGTCACAAGTCGCTAGATGAGTTTTGCCAGAAGTTCTCTGATAGAATCGAAAAAAGATACCTGTTATATACGAAAGATTTCAAAAAAGATGGACAGACCTTATTGGTGCCAATATATATGACACCTTTGCTATAA
- a CDS encoding ATP-binding protein, whose product MEEIRKYPVGMQTFSDIREGNYVYVDKTRYIVDFLRNGSKYVFLSRPRRFGKSLFVSTLQAYYEGRKELFDGLALGEYEKEWVKHPVLHFDMSTAKNQTPEGLEEMLGYMLSEYEQVYGRDELAVQPSQRLQSLVKRAYKKTGQKVVVLIDEYDAPLLDVVHEKESLMPLRLVMRKFYSPLKYLDPWLEFTFITGITKFSQLSIFSEINNLDNISMFDQYSAICGISKTELLTVMKPDVELLAKSLGKTFDETVAELSSYYDGYHFSKKSEDVFNPFSLVKALRSKEIAAYWFSSGTPAYIINTLRKHHVGVMDIEQKSVGVDDFDVSPEQMTSALPLLYQSGYLTIKKYNPILQSYQLDYPNKEVRVGMVRSLAPNYLSPISLNNNSFIFDFLEQLYKNNMDGALQKMQAYLASISNRLANKNEKDFQTVFYLIFNLMGAYILVEEDSAIGRADAVLHMPDTIYVMELKFDKTAEEALQQIDDKGYLIPYSADGKRMVKVGINYDSQKRTIGEWKIVEG is encoded by the coding sequence ATGGAAGAGATAAGAAAATACCCAGTAGGAATGCAAACGTTCTCTGATATACGAGAGGGTAATTATGTGTACGTAGATAAGACAAGGTATATTGTCGATTTCTTGCGTAATGGTTCTAAATATGTGTTTCTGAGTCGTCCAAGACGATTCGGTAAGTCGCTTTTTGTCTCTACGCTCCAGGCATATTATGAGGGCAGGAAGGAACTGTTTGATGGTTTGGCACTTGGCGAATATGAGAAAGAATGGGTGAAGCATCCTGTTCTTCACTTCGACATGAGTACTGCCAAAAATCAGACACCCGAAGGGTTAGAAGAGATGCTGGGCTACATGCTTTCAGAATACGAGCAGGTCTATGGACGTGACGAATTGGCGGTGCAGCCGAGCCAGCGTTTGCAGTCTTTGGTAAAGCGTGCCTATAAGAAGACGGGTCAAAAGGTGGTCGTTTTGATAGACGAATATGATGCTCCTCTCTTGGATGTCGTGCATGAGAAGGAAAGTTTGATGCCATTGCGCTTGGTTATGAGGAAGTTCTATAGCCCATTGAAATATCTCGACCCTTGGCTGGAATTTACCTTTATCACGGGTATCACCAAGTTCTCTCAGTTGAGTATCTTTAGCGAGATCAATAATTTGGATAATATCAGCATGTTCGATCAGTATTCTGCTATCTGTGGTATCAGCAAGACAGAACTACTGACGGTGATGAAGCCTGATGTTGAGTTGCTAGCCAAGTCTTTGGGAAAAACTTTTGATGAAACGGTTGCCGAGTTGAGTTCATATTATGATGGTTATCATTTCAGTAAAAAATCAGAAGATGTGTTTAATCCATTTAGTCTGGTTAAAGCGTTGAGAAGTAAGGAAATAGCAGCTTATTGGTTTAGTTCAGGTACTCCTGCATACATTATCAACACTTTACGCAAACATCATGTGGGGGTGATGGATATAGAACAGAAATCCGTAGGGGTGGATGATTTCGATGTCTCTCCTGAGCAGATGACTTCTGCTTTACCATTGCTTTATCAGAGTGGGTATCTCACCATCAAGAAGTATAACCCTATCTTGCAGAGCTATCAGCTGGATTATCCAAACAAGGAAGTGCGTGTAGGAATGGTTCGTTCCTTGGCTCCTAACTATCTCTCTCCAATATCGTTGAACAATAATAGTTTCATCTTCGACTTTTTGGAGCAACTATATAAAAATAATATGGATGGTGCTTTGCAGAAAATGCAGGCTTATCTCGCCAGTATCTCCAATCGACTTGCCAACAAGAACGAGAAGGACTTCCAAACGGTCTTTTATCTCATTTTTAATTTGATGGGTGCTTACATCTTGGTGGAGGAGGATAGTGCAATAGGCAGAGCAGATGCCGTTCTTCATATGCCGGATACAATCTATGTGATGGAATTGAAGTTTGATAAGACGGCTGAGGAAGCTTTGCAGCAGATTGATGACAAAGGTTATCTCATTCCTTATTCAGCTGACGGCAAACGAATGGTAAAAGTTGGAATCAACTACGACAGCCAGAAGCGAACCATTGGTGAATGGAAGATAGTAGAAGGGTAA
- a CDS encoding RagB/SusD family nutrient uptake outer membrane protein, producing MKVLKSIYKVMGCAILAASLSSCVNDWLDVAPSDGTDADAALTSSSDLAAARTGMYAALKGNSNLVDYYGQQFFVYGDVHAGDDYQYNNLGGSNRASFYYDMNYQTASEFTSSTSSSNVAWKSPYIVIGRANRIIAAAEGGALSDAAEAKATIDQYAAEAKVLRALAHFDLVRIYGKPYTEDQGASLGVPLVTGVLESNAKPARSTVAEVYTQVVKDLTEAISSNALATETEPGYVSVWGAKAILSRVYLNMGDYANALSVAEDIIKNSGAALWTRDQYFKAWDASTPNESEFLFRLNVAGSTDNNDLNGIGNLQQRDGYKEMVATKKFVDMLTSDPKDVRNDMFLPAKAEKEVAVYGTNKVFLNKLRGQGGNLRNVTIVPIIRLSEVYLTAAECAFRNNDKTKAVEYLNDLVKNRTTTEASLATVDNITLERILIERRKELIGEGQRYFDALRNNETITRYTSEADKGWHKTLSKEAQSFNRDYFKAIAAIPQAEINANPNIKQNTGYGE from the coding sequence ATGAAAGTATTAAAATCAATATATAAGGTAATGGGCTGCGCTATTTTGGCAGCCAGCCTGTCATCTTGCGTCAATGATTGGTTGGACGTAGCTCCTTCTGATGGTACAGATGCCGATGCAGCCTTGACCAGCAGTTCAGACTTGGCTGCTGCGAGAACGGGTATGTACGCGGCTTTGAAGGGAAACAGCAACTTGGTAGATTACTATGGTCAGCAATTCTTCGTTTATGGTGATGTTCATGCAGGTGATGATTATCAGTATAATAATCTTGGTGGTTCTAACCGTGCAAGTTTCTACTATGACATGAACTATCAGACAGCATCTGAGTTTACATCAAGTACTTCTTCCAGTAACGTAGCTTGGAAATCACCATATATTGTTATTGGCCGTGCTAATCGTATCATCGCTGCTGCAGAAGGTGGTGCTTTGAGCGATGCAGCAGAGGCTAAGGCTACTATTGACCAGTATGCGGCAGAGGCAAAGGTACTCCGTGCCCTTGCTCATTTTGACCTTGTTCGTATCTATGGTAAGCCATATACAGAGGATCAGGGTGCATCTCTTGGTGTACCATTGGTAACAGGAGTGCTGGAGTCTAATGCAAAACCTGCTCGTAGCACTGTTGCTGAGGTTTACACCCAAGTAGTGAAGGATTTGACTGAGGCTATCAGCTCTAATGCTCTTGCTACAGAGACAGAACCAGGTTATGTAAGCGTTTGGGGAGCAAAGGCAATCCTTTCTCGTGTTTATTTGAATATGGGTGATTATGCTAACGCCTTGTCTGTTGCTGAGGATATTATCAAGAATTCTGGCGCAGCGTTGTGGACTCGTGACCAATACTTCAAGGCATGGGATGCTTCAACTCCTAATGAGAGTGAGTTCTTGTTCCGTCTCAATGTGGCAGGTTCTACAGACAACAATGACTTGAATGGTATCGGTAACCTTCAGCAGCGTGATGGCTACAAGGAAATGGTTGCTACTAAGAAGTTTGTTGACATGCTTACTTCAGACCCAAAAGATGTTCGTAACGATATGTTCTTGCCAGCAAAAGCAGAAAAAGAAGTTGCTGTTTATGGAACCAATAAAGTCTTCCTTAACAAACTTCGTGGTCAAGGTGGTAATCTTCGTAATGTTACTATCGTTCCAATTATCCGTCTTTCTGAGGTTTACTTGACAGCTGCAGAGTGTGCATTTAGAAATAATGACAAGACTAAGGCTGTAGAGTATCTGAATGATTTGGTAAAGAACCGTACCACAACAGAGGCTTCTTTGGCTACAGTGGATAACATCACACTTGAGCGTATCTTGATTGAGCGTCGTAAGGAGTTGATTGGCGAGGGACAGCGTTACTTTGATGCTTTGCGTAATAACGAGACTATCACCCGTTATACAAGTGAAGCTGATAAGGGTTGGCACAAGACATTGAGCAAGGAAGCTCAGTCTTTCAACCGTGATTACTTCAAGGCTATTGCTGCCATTCCGCAGGCAGAGATCAACGCCAACCCTAACATCAAGCAGAATACGGGTTACGGTGAGTAA
- a CDS encoding SusC/RagA family TonB-linked outer membrane protein — protein MCGGGAILSCGVAFAQTSVTGKVVASEDGEPVIGASIKVAGTNTGTVTDVDGNFSLNVPAGSKLEITYIGMNSQTVKASSNMKIVLTSDNKSLDEVIVTGYGNFKKSSFTGAAASMSTAKLSDVPSLSVEDKLSGNIPGVSISSFSGQPGAMNYIRIRGMGSINAGNDPLIVIDGTPVNSGNLSGFNDAQTGIGYNGSGTNALSTLNSNDIESITVIKDAAAASLYGSRAANGVLVITTKSGSAGKTQVDFRSDWGFSNMAINYRPTLDGDSRRALIYQGLKNYAYDNIDGTTDASAAAYADANIDDYAAKPENGWANWRDALFKNGSNQNYQASVTGGNDKTKFYASLSYAKQNGIVDRSGLERMTGNVNVSHRFGKFKLDASSMISSMHQNSAMDGGASFAGAISSAVWFLGPSNAIYDKNGNLLTKTDGAYNNGYNPIYENQHMSDRTNTTRSYSTLALEWNIWDNLKLREKVAYDYINSTEDVLWDKYCGNGSGSNGVMQRTYNEWTTMNTQTQLTYNKSFGAHNVDALLGFETEAWHNNNSYASGTDFPGNLYEFANSGDTSMQSYKYDSKMTSFLGRVNYNYNDLYYAGVSYRRDGSSRMARENRWGSFWSVSGAWRFGAEKFMDSIKDILSDGKIRVSYGVNGTLPSGLYSYMNLYKYGEYYNGSNGMGIIGVANKDLKWEQNKAWNFGLDLTFLNRISVTLDYYVRNTSNLIMNRPISMIPGYYDDSSLLATMAQNVGSMRNQGIEVTISSTNIQKKDFLWTTSLNFGHNSNKVTELTGDDDKIISGAMIHQVGKPYYSYYMYEYAGVDPETGLESYYINDGTENARKTTTNVAEANKTIVGHHEPALEGGLSNFIKWKFIDFNFTLTYKLGGDSYDYATWLHDNGGTYALYGAIPSYYKLEDMWQKPGDNAKLPKFQASYGKGVLSSRWLMPNDYLRLKNLTLGFSAPKEWISNLGLSKARVYFSANNLLTWKSKDLFVDPETPVDGLCTFEMPALRTYTFGIELSF, from the coding sequence ATTTGTGGGGGGGGGGCAATTCTCAGTTGTGGAGTAGCCTTTGCCCAAACATCTGTTACCGGTAAGGTAGTAGCTTCAGAGGATGGTGAGCCTGTTATTGGCGCATCAATCAAGGTAGCTGGTACTAATACGGGTACTGTTACGGATGTCGATGGAAACTTCAGTTTGAATGTTCCAGCCGGCTCCAAGTTGGAGATTACCTATATAGGTATGAATTCACAAACTGTCAAAGCAAGTTCTAACATGAAGATTGTTTTGACTTCTGATAACAAATCCTTGGATGAGGTGATTGTTACAGGTTATGGTAACTTCAAGAAATCCTCATTTACAGGTGCTGCTGCTTCCATGTCAACAGCTAAGTTGAGTGATGTTCCTTCACTTTCTGTTGAAGATAAGCTTTCTGGTAATATCCCAGGAGTTTCTATTTCTTCTTTCTCTGGCCAGCCAGGTGCAATGAACTATATCCGTATTCGTGGTATGGGTTCTATCAATGCAGGTAACGATCCATTGATTGTGATTGATGGTACTCCTGTGAACTCTGGTAACTTGAGTGGTTTCAATGATGCTCAGACTGGAATTGGTTACAATGGTTCTGGTACCAATGCACTTTCTACATTGAACAGCAACGATATCGAATCTATCACTGTTATCAAGGATGCTGCCGCAGCCTCTTTGTATGGTTCTCGTGCAGCCAATGGTGTGCTTGTCATTACAACCAAGAGTGGTAGTGCAGGTAAGACCCAGGTTGATTTCCGTAGCGACTGGGGATTCTCTAACATGGCTATCAACTATCGTCCAACGTTGGATGGTGATTCTCGTCGTGCCTTGATTTATCAAGGCTTGAAGAACTATGCTTACGACAATATTGATGGTACAACCGATGCTTCGGCTGCAGCATATGCTGATGCTAATATTGATGATTATGCAGCAAAACCAGAGAATGGCTGGGCTAATTGGCGTGACGCTCTCTTCAAAAATGGTTCTAACCAGAACTATCAGGCAAGTGTAACTGGTGGTAATGATAAGACCAAGTTCTATGCATCTTTGTCATATGCAAAGCAGAATGGTATTGTTGACCGTTCAGGCTTGGAACGTATGACAGGTAATGTAAACGTTTCCCATCGTTTTGGTAAGTTCAAGTTGGATGCTAGCTCAATGATTTCATCTATGCATCAGAACTCTGCTATGGATGGTGGCGCTTCTTTTGCTGGTGCCATCTCAAGTGCAGTATGGTTCCTCGGCCCTTCTAATGCTATCTATGACAAGAATGGTAATTTGCTGACAAAGACAGATGGTGCTTATAACAATGGTTATAACCCTATTTATGAGAACCAGCACATGTCTGATAGAACCAATACGACACGTTCTTACAGCACCTTGGCTCTCGAATGGAACATTTGGGACAACTTGAAGTTGCGTGAGAAGGTAGCTTACGACTACATCAACTCTACCGAGGATGTGCTTTGGGACAAATACTGTGGTAATGGTTCTGGCTCAAATGGTGTGATGCAGCGTACTTACAATGAGTGGACAACCATGAACACTCAGACACAGTTGACATATAATAAGTCTTTTGGTGCCCACAATGTGGATGCTTTGCTTGGTTTCGAGACAGAGGCATGGCATAACAACAACTCATACGCTTCCGGTACAGACTTCCCTGGCAACTTGTATGAGTTCGCTAACTCTGGCGATACCTCTATGCAGAGTTACAAGTATGACTCAAAGATGACTTCTTTCTTGGGTCGTGTCAACTACAACTATAACGATTTGTATTATGCTGGTGTAAGCTATCGTCGTGATGGTAGTTCTCGTATGGCACGTGAGAATCGTTGGGGTTCGTTCTGGTCTGTATCTGGTGCTTGGCGCTTTGGTGCAGAAAAGTTCATGGATTCTATCAAGGATATATTGAGCGATGGTAAGATTCGTGTATCTTATGGTGTGAACGGAACTCTTCCATCTGGCTTGTATAGTTACATGAACCTTTATAAGTATGGTGAGTACTACAATGGTAGCAATGGTATGGGTATCATTGGTGTAGCCAACAAGGACTTGAAGTGGGAGCAGAACAAGGCTTGGAACTTTGGTCTTGACTTGACATTCCTCAACCGTATCTCTGTAACATTGGATTACTACGTTCGTAATACATCCAATTTGATTATGAACCGTCCTATCTCTATGATTCCAGGTTACTATGATGATTCTTCTCTGTTGGCTACCATGGCTCAGAATGTAGGTTCTATGCGTAACCAAGGTATTGAGGTGACCATTTCTTCTACCAACATTCAGAAGAAGGACTTCCTTTGGACTACTTCTCTGAACTTTGGTCATAACTCCAACAAGGTAACAGAGTTGACAGGTGATGATGACAAGATTATCAGCGGTGCCATGATTCATCAGGTAGGCAAGCCTTACTATTCTTACTATATGTATGAGTATGCAGGTGTTGACCCTGAGACAGGTTTGGAGAGCTATTACATCAATGATGGAACTGAGAATGCTCGCAAGACCACTACTAATGTAGCTGAGGCAAACAAGACTATTGTTGGTCATCATGAGCCAGCACTTGAGGGCGGTTTGTCTAACTTCATCAAGTGGAAGTTTATCGACTTCAACTTTACTTTGACCTATAAGTTGGGCGGTGACTCTTACGATTATGCTACTTGGTTGCACGATAATGGTGGTACATACGCCCTCTATGGAGCAATCCCTTCTTACTATAAGTTGGAGGATATGTGGCAGAAGCCAGGCGATAATGCTAAGTTGCCTAAGTTCCAGGCTAGTTATGGTAAGGGTGTGTTGTCTTCTCGTTGGTTGATGCCTAACGATTATCTTCGCTTGAAGAACCTTACCTTAGGTTTCTCAGCACCAAAGGAGTGGATCAGCAACCTTGGCTTGAGCAAGGCTCGTGTATATTTCTCTGCCAACAACTTGTTGACCTGGAAGTCTAAGGATCTTTTTGTTGATCCAGAGACACCAGTGGATGGCTTGTGTACATTTGAAATGCCAGCTTTGAGAACTTATACATTTGGTATCGAACTTAGTTTCTAA
- a CDS encoding enoyl-ACP reductase FabI: MTHNLLKGKRGIIFGALNEESIAWKVAVKAAEEGATIALSNTAMALRMGTLDKLAEQINAPIIAADATSVEDLEKVFTEAQEKLGGKIDFVLHSVAMSPNVRKHRTYDDLDYNFLNKTLDISAISFHKMLQVAKKLDAINEWGSVVALTYVASQRTFFGYNDMADAKSMLESIARSFGYIYGREKHVRINTISQSPTATTAGKGIKDIENMMDFADKMSPLGNAVAEDCANYCVMMFSDFTRKVTMQNLFHDGGFSSMGMSLRAMNQYAKDMTPYEDENGNVIYG, encoded by the coding sequence ATGACTCACAATTTGTTAAAAGGCAAGCGTGGCATCATCTTCGGTGCACTCAATGAGGAATCAATCGCTTGGAAAGTAGCTGTAAAGGCTGCTGAAGAGGGTGCTACTATCGCACTTAGTAATACAGCTATGGCTTTGCGTATGGGTACGCTGGATAAGCTCGCTGAACAGATCAACGCTCCTATCATCGCAGCTGATGCGACTAGCGTAGAAGACTTGGAAAAGGTATTCACAGAGGCTCAGGAGAAACTCGGTGGCAAAATCGACTTCGTGCTCCACTCTGTAGCTATGAGCCCTAACGTTCGCAAGCATCGTACATACGATGACCTCGACTACAACTTCCTGAACAAGACATTGGACATCTCTGCTATCTCTTTCCACAAGATGTTGCAGGTAGCCAAGAAGTTGGATGCTATCAACGAGTGGGGTTCTGTAGTAGCTCTCACATACGTAGCTTCTCAGCGTACATTCTTCGGTTACAACGATATGGCTGATGCCAAGAGCATGCTCGAAAGTATCGCCCGCAGCTTCGGTTACATCTATGGTCGTGAGAAGCACGTGCGTATCAACACCATCTCTCAGAGCCCTACAGCTACAACAGCAGGTAAGGGTATCAAGGATATCGAGAACATGATGGACTTCGCCGACAAGATGTCTCCACTCGGAAACGCCGTAGCTGAGGATTGCGCTAACTACTGCGTGATGATGTTCTCTGACTTCACCCGCAAGGTAACCATGCAGAACCTCTTCCACGATGGTGGTTTCTCATCAATGGGTATGAGCCTCCGTGCTATGAACCAGTATGCTAAGGATATGACTCCTTATGAGGATGAGAACGGTAATGTTATCTACGGATAA
- a CDS encoding endonuclease/exonuclease/phosphatase family protein, with translation MFFTLILSSFLTFVELNCENLFDTKHDSLKNDYEFLPQSSYKWTPYRYWRKLANLSKTIVALGYEDLSLVGTASPDNPSRPSEKSWHVPDFVALCEVENDSVLFDLTRRSALRGVNYDYVMTDSPDERGIDVALLYQPSSFALIQFRSIRIKPLPDTRPTRDILYASGRIINDDTLHVFVLHAPSRRGGEQVSRPYRLQVASQLASAVDSIYALNDSARIIVAGDFNDYSDSPALRYLYQHHLINISVGVKGSHGAKATYRWHGDWRSLDQILFSPSLSRLKMSCQIGDLPFLLEDDEKYGGKKPFRTYLGPRYLGGYSDHLPLVAKFKIEGGYE, from the coding sequence ATGTTTTTCACTCTCATCTTATCAAGTTTCCTCACTTTTGTGGAGTTGAACTGCGAAAACCTCTTCGATACGAAGCATGATTCGCTGAAGAATGACTATGAATTCCTGCCACAGAGCAGTTACAAGTGGACGCCTTATCGCTATTGGCGCAAGCTGGCAAATCTTTCCAAGACTATAGTGGCTTTGGGTTATGAAGATTTGTCGCTTGTTGGTACCGCCTCCCCAGATAATCCTTCAAGACCCTCGGAGAAGTCCTGGCATGTTCCCGATTTTGTGGCGCTTTGCGAAGTGGAGAACGATAGTGTGCTGTTTGATTTAACCCGGCGTTCAGCTCTTCGCGGTGTAAATTATGATTATGTGATGACCGATTCGCCTGATGAACGAGGCATAGATGTGGCTTTGCTTTATCAGCCATCTTCTTTTGCGCTTATACAGTTCCGGTCCATCCGCATCAAGCCGCTGCCTGATACTCGCCCTACGAGAGATATTCTCTACGCTTCGGGGCGGATTATAAATGATGATACGCTCCATGTCTTTGTATTGCATGCGCCTAGCCGGCGTGGCGGCGAACAGGTTTCGCGTCCCTACCGCCTGCAGGTAGCCAGCCAGCTGGCTTCTGCTGTAGATTCTATCTATGCGCTCAATGATAGTGCAAGGATTATCGTAGCCGGCGATTTCAACGATTATTCCGATTCTCCGGCTCTTCGTTATCTTTATCAGCATCACCTTATTAATATATCTGTTGGCGTCAAAGGCTCTCATGGTGCCAAGGCTACTTATCGCTGGCATGGAGATTGGCGAAGTCTTGACCAGATTCTCTTCAGTCCTTCGCTTTCCCGGCTTAAGATGAGTTGCCAGATAGGAGATTTGCCATTCCTCTTAGAAGATGATGAGAAATATGGCGGAAAGAAACCTTTCCGCACCTATCTCGGTCCACGATATTTGGGTGGATACAGCGATCATCTTCCGCTTGTTGCCAAGTTTAAGATAGAGGGTGGATATGAATAA